CGGTGATGCTCAGTGTGGCCGCGCTGAGCCTCGCGTGGGGGCCGGTGGCCGGACTGCTGCCGCTGCCGACCGGGGTCGAACCGCACAACTGGGTGTTCGGTCACCTGCCGTGGTTCGCCGCCGGATTGATCCTCGCCGAACTCTCGGCGTCCGGCGTGGCCGCCCGCTGGTCGGCCAACCGGCCGGTCATGTTCGTGGTGTTCGTCGTGGCGTATGGACTGGCCTCGACTCCGATCGCCGGTCCCGTCGGCCTCGCTCCCATGTCCGACGCCCAGTACGCGGCGAAGATTCTCCTTGGCGGCATAGGGGCGTACGCGGTCCTCGCGCCGCTCGTGCTGAGCGACAGCCGGTTCCGATTCCTCGACTCGCCGGTCATGGCTGCTCTCGGACGATGGTCGTACGGCATCTTCATCTGGCACGTCGCGATTCTGACGTCGGTGTTCGGCCTGTTCGGGATCGCCGCATTCGACGGTCGTTTCGTCACCGTCTGGCTCCTCACGACCGTCATCACGGTGCCGGTGTCGGCGGCGGGCTACGCCTTCGTGGAGGAGCCTCTTCGGCGCGCGTTGAAACGTCGTGAGGGCAGAGCCGCCGAGGTGACCGCGGTCGAGACGGCGACAAGCGCGGCCACCTGAGGCAGTGCGTCGTACCCGGCGTACACCGCCCCCGAGTTCCACGGACCTGTCGCGAGGGCGACGGTCGCGATCACCATCGCGGAGAACGTCACGACCACGCGCACGGTGGGTGTCACAGCCGCTGCGATCAAACCTGCGACCACGGCCGCTGCCGCGCCCCACGGACCGGTGAGCAGGTACGCGGCGATCAGAGCGACGGCGAGGGTGGCTGGGGTTCGGGCCGGATGCGGACGCTTCGACTCGGACTCCGCTGGCGCTCCGTCCGGCTCAACGAGCAGGGGGGAGGAGTCCTCTTCCTGCTGGTTGAGCCGACTCCGAGGCGATAGCCGAGGCGTCGAGTCGAAGCCCCGGGAGCGGCGTGTGCGCACCGACGCCACGACGAAAAGCGCGGCGACGAGCAGGAGACCGACGAGAAGCGTCCACCGATACGGAGTGTCGAGGTCGAATGTCAGAGACACCGTGCCCGCGGCGCCCGCGGGCAGCAGCCATCCCTGCTGCCAGCCGTTCACGACGATCGGCGTCAGTTCCGCTCCGCCCAGTCGTGCGTGCCATCCCGGATTGGTGCTCTCCGGCACCGACAGGACACGGGCGGTGCCGGCGGCGTCGACCTTCACCTCGCGGTCGGTGGCATCCCATCGCCCGGTATGCGCTGGAGTGCTGACGCCGACGGTGTCGGGGCCCGCATGCAGGTTCACCGAGTCGACGGTGAACGCGTCGCCCGGGTTCACCGACACCTCCTGCTCGCCGGCGGCGAGATTTACTCC
This genomic window from Gordonia sp. PDNC005 contains:
- a CDS encoding acyltransferase codes for the protein MNATADSPRPFYPQLEGMRAVAALGVLTTHVAFQTATLDVPVIGPILGRLDLAVALFFALSGFLLWRPYAVAARTDAAPPAVGRYLRHRFVRIWPAYAVVVIVVLLLLPQARGSSVTVWIANLTLTQVFVPLTLAPGLTQMWSLSVEAAFYLLLPVFGYALIRMRGPRARRRVPVMLSVAALSLAWGPVAGLLPLPTGVEPHNWVFGHLPWFAAGLILAELSASGVAARWSANRPVMFVVFVVAYGLASTPIAGPVGLAPMSDAQYAAKILLGGIGAYAVLAPLVLSDSRFRFLDSPVMAALGRWSYGIFIWHVAILTSVFGLFGIAAFDGRFVTVWLLTTVITVPVSAAGYAFVEEPLRRALKRREGRAAEVTAVETATSAAT